The following coding sequences lie in one Aspergillus puulaauensis MK2 DNA, chromosome 3, nearly complete sequence genomic window:
- a CDS encoding cleavage polyadenylation factor subunit CFT2 (BUSCO:EOG09260MBW;~COG:A;~EggNog:ENOG410PHC8;~InterPro:IPR036866,IPR027075,IPR025069,IPR011108, IPR001279,IPR035639,IPR022712;~PFAM:PF13299,PF10996,PF16661,PF07521;~go_component: GO:0005847 - mRNA cleavage and polyadenylation specificity factor complex [Evidence IEA];~go_process: GO:0006378 - mRNA polyadenylation [Evidence IEA];~go_process: GO:0006379 - mRNA cleavage [Evidence IEA]) has protein sequence MFTFTPLLGAQSSASKASQSVLELDDGIKILVDVGWDDTFDPLDLVELEKHIPTLSLILLTHATPSHIGSYVHCCKTFPLFTQIPVYATGPVIALGRTLLQDLYESAPLAATFLPKASISEPGASTAAASAASVTEVDGNSEPVNAGRILLQPPTTEEIARYFSLIQPLKYSQPHQPTPSPFSPPLNGLTLTAYNAGHTVGGTIWHIQHGMESIVYAVDWNQARESVVAGAAWFGGSGASGTEVIEQLRKPTALICSTRGGDKFALHGGRKKRDEMLLDMIRSTLVKGGTVLIPTDTSARVLELAYSLEHAWRDAAKDTQDDVLKRGGLFLAGRKVNTTMRLARSMLEWMDESIVREFEAAEAADTIGGQQSNADGQRSNDARQGKDGKGLGPFTFKHLRTVERKKKLEKLLSDPTPKVILASDSSLDWGFAKESLRLLAGGENNLLLLTDPLHHRKFSDRQNESHRRTLGSMIWQWYEERQDGVALEKGSDGEMLEQVHSGGRELSWTDVQRAPLETGEQLLYQQYLATKRQFQDTAQTRGQENLDTAADVLDDRSSSSSEDSDPEQQGRVLNFSTSIAHANRNKLGLTDEDLGINVLLRRKNVHDYDVRGKKGRERMFPYVAPRKKGDEYGEIIRPEEYLRAEEREEIDMQQRRTESQLKLGQKRRWDETQSVGGPAGRKQGSDSANKKDAEMLDNFSLTEDGDDADAAAPDEPEERAFEGPAKAIYEKATLTINARLAFVDFTGIHDKRSLEMLIPLIQPRKLILVGGMKEETMALATECQKLLVAKTGADVSSATTSVIFTPANKEVIDASVDTSAWTVKLSNNLVRRLKWQHVRALGVVTLTGQLKASEHIPAEQDTSDSPNKKQKLVEDTTTEQPTPQTTESQGAGEKTEVHPILDVLPVNMASGTRSMTRPLHVGDLRLADLRKLMQGAGHTAEFRGEGTLLIDRMVAVRKSGTGKIEIEAAAYPASPNAAIAQGAGSFLAVKRKIYEGLAVVAGS, from the exons ATGTTTACCTTTACTCCATTACTTGGTGCCCAATCGTCGGCTTCCAAGGCGTCCCAGTCAGTTTTGGAATTGGATGATGGAATAAAAATCCTTGTGGATGTCGGTTGGGATGATACATTTGACCCCCTTGACTTGGTGGAATTGGAGAA ACATATCCCTACTCTTTCACTAATTCTCCTGACCCACGCGACACCTTCGCACATCGGTTCCTACGTTCACTGCTGCAAGACCTTCCCTCTTTTCACCCAGATCCCCGTATATGCGACAGGCCCCGTTATCGCACTGGGTCGCACACTCCTCCAGGATTTGTACGAGTCCGCGCCTCTCGCTGCGACGTTCTTGCCCAAAGCCTCCATTTCTGAACCCGGTGCTTCAACAGCCGCTGCGTCCGCCGCATCTGTGACAGAGGTGGATGGGAACTCAGAACCGGTTAACGCTGGTCGCATCTTATTACAGCCCCCGACTACCGAAGAGATCGCGAGATACTTCTCCCTAATCCAACCGCTGAAATACTCTCAACCACACCAGCCCACCCCGTCTCCCTTTTCACCACCACTCAATGGGCTTACACTTACAGCCTATAATGCTGGTCACACAGTGGGTGGGACAATATGGCACATTCAACACGGAATGGAGTCTATTGTTTATGCCGTTGACTGGAATCAAGCTCGAGAAAGTGTCGTGGCAGGTGCGGCATGGTTCGGAGGATCCGGTGCGAGCGGGACAGAAGTGATCGAGCAATTGCGGAAACCAACGGCATTAATTTGCAGTACTCGCGGCGGCGACAAGTTTGCCCTTCATGGTGGTAGGAAGAAACGCGATGAGATGCTTTTGGATATGATCCGGAGTACTCTTGTCAAAGGCGGCACAGTGCTTATCCCCACAGACACAAGCGCACGGGTGCTTGAGTTGGCATATTCATTGGAGCATGCATGGCGCGATGCTGCTAAGGATACTCAGGATGATGTTCTGAAACGAGGCGGACTATTTTTGGCTGGCAGAAAAGTCAACACGACCATGAGACTAGCGCGGAGTAtgctggaatggatggaCGAGAGTATTGTGCGGGAATTCGaggcagctgaagctgcagatACCATCGGTGGCCAACAATCAAATGCCGATGGGCAGCGATCCAACGACGCCCGCCAGGGTAAGGATGGCAAGGGTCTTGGCCCCTTCACGTTCAAGCATCTGAGGACGGTtgagcggaagaagaaacttGAGAAGTTACTTAGCGATCCCACACCGAAAGTAATTCTTGCCTCCGACTCATCGTTAGACTGGGGATTTGCGAAAGAGTCTCTGCGATTACTGGCTGGTGGTGAAAACAACCTCCTGCTGCTAACGGATCCACTTCACCATCGCAAGTTTTCCGATAGACAAAATGAGTCTCATCGGCGGACCCTTGGTAGCATGATATGGCAGTGGTACGAAGAAAGACAGGATGGAGTTGCTTTGGAAAAGGGATCTGACGGCGAGATGCTCGAACAGGTCCATAGTGGTGGAAGGGAACTGTCATGGACAGATGTACAACGTGCACCGCTTGAAACGGGAGAACAACTTCTATATCAACAATACCTTGCCACGAAACGGCAATTCCAAGATACGGCCCAAACAAGGGGTCAAGAAAACCTTGATACTGCTGCTGATGTCCTGGATGAccgctccagctcttcgTCGGAGGACTCGGATCCTGAACAGCAGGGAAGAGTGCTGAACTTCTCCACATCTATAGCTCATGCGAACCGCAATAAACTGGGATTAACCGACGAGGACCTTGGTATCAACGTCCTACTTCGACGGAAGAATGTACATGACTACGATGTCCGAGGAAAGAAGGGTCGGGAGCGAATGTTCCCCTACGTGGCACCAAGAAAGAAGGGCGATGAGTACGGAGAGATCATTAGGCCTGAGGAATACCTGCGTGCGGAAGAGCGTGAGGAGATCGATATGCAGCAGCGCAGAACCGAATCGCAGCTGAAATTGGGCCAGAAACGCCGATGGGACGAAACCCAATCTGTCGGTGGACCAGCAGGCCGAAAACAAGGCTCTGACAGTGCAAACAAAAAGGATGCAGAGATGCTCGATAACTTTAGTCTGActgaagacggcgacgacgccgaCGCCGCAGCCCCAGATGAACCGGAGGAACGAGCATTCGAAGGTCCTGCAAAGGCTATCTATGAAAAGGCGACACTCACCATTAACGCTCGCCTTGCGTTTGTGGACTTTACTGGAATCCACGATAAGCGGAGTCTGGAGATGTTGATCCCCCTCATCCAACCACGAAAGTTGATCCTCGTAGGTGGAATGAAGGAGGAAACGATGGCTTTAGCGACTGAATGCCAGAAGCTCTTGGTTGCAAAGACTGGTGCAGACGTATCCTCTGCAACGACCTCGGTTATATTCACACCTGCCAACAAGGAAGTCATTGATGCCAGTGTCGACACGAGCGCCTGGACAGTCAAGCTAAGTAATAACCTCGTGCGGCGACTCAAATGGCAGCACGTCCGGGCTCTCGGCGTTGTCACTTTGACAGGCCAGTTGAAGGCCTCCGAGCATATACCTGCCGAGCAAGACACGAGCGATTCACCCAACAAAAAACAGAAGCTCGTCGAAGACACCACGACCGAGCAACCCACACCGCAAACCACGGAGTCGCAAGGGGCGGGAGAAAAAACCGAGGTCCATCCGATTCTCGACGTCCTTCCAGTGAACATGGCTTCGGGGACAAGGTCGATGACGCGCCCACTTCATGTCGGTGACCTTCGTTTAGCGGATCTGCGCAAGCTCATGCAAGGTGCCGGCCACACAGCGGAATTTCGCGGCGAGGGGACTCTTCTCATTGACCGCATGGTGGCCGTACGGAAGTCCGGTACCGGTAAAATCGAGATCGAAGCAGCTGCTTACCCAGCCTCACCGAATGCCGCGATTGCCCAGGGAGCAGGAAGTTTTCTTGCGGTCAAGCGGAAGATCTACGAGGGTCTTGCTGTTGTGGCAGGGAGCTAG